From a region of the Sebastes umbrosus isolate fSebUmb1 chromosome 10, fSebUmb1.pri, whole genome shotgun sequence genome:
- the LOC119495732 gene encoding SLAM family member 9-like has protein sequence MMGKLTGLCVLLFVLNVAVTEGTETPVYFADGGDLTLKVRPPLPDHINNILWKFNDNLLVEWVEKLVPLNYYPRLKGRANLTTETGQLIIYKMNKEDEGVYSVEINDRVQSEKYQAKMINTVQKPKVVLRTLTCEAESESCTFSCDSDSDTTGAEPITYSWKKGDGEVLGKDINITREHDSGVKTFTCRMENPVSQEESDPEHNPLYKEPTEPDSNTVLVISHELRRLKSSGVQGELLKTFYDDDDGIRHF, from the exons ATGATGGGGAAACTGACCGGgttgtgtgtgctgctgtttgtgcTGAACGTCGCTGTAACCGAGGGTACTGAAACACCGGTGTACTTCGCGGATGGCGGAGATCTAACGTTAAAAGTGAGGCCTCCTCTTCCGGATCACATCAACAACATCTTGTGGAAGTTCAACGATAATCTGCTGGTCGAGTGGGTGGAGAAGCTGGTTCCTCTGAATTATTACCCCAGACTTAAAGGACGAGCAAACCTCACCACAGAGACTGGACAGCTGATCATCTACAAGATGAATAAAGAGGACGAGGGTGTGTATTCAGTGGAGATCAACGACAGAGTCCAGAGTGAGAAATATCAAGCTAAAATGATCAACACGGTCCAGAAGCCCAAAGTAGTGCTGAGGACATTGACTTGTGAAGCTGAGTCTGAGAGTTGTACGTTCTCCTGtgactcagactcagacaccACTGGGGCTGAACCCATCACCTACAGCTGGAAgaagggagatggagaggtgTTGGGGAAGGACATCAACATCACCAGAGAGCATGACTCAGGTGTGAAGACCTTCACCTGTAGGATGGAGAACCCAGTCAGCCAGGAAGAGAGTGACCCAGAACACAACCCGCTCTACAAGGAGCCTACTGAGCCAGACAGCAAT ACTGTACTTGTCATTTCACATGAGCTAAGGAGACTGAAGTCTTCTGGAGTGCAGGGGGAACTCCTGAAGACCTTTTATGACGATGATGATGGCATCAGACATTTTTGA